From Desulfosalsimonas propionicica, the proteins below share one genomic window:
- a CDS encoding alpha/beta fold hydrolase — protein MDPVKKSIVLCSAVFKGFSKPGFRSIPIGELEKKYANENSRFLEINGARVHFREEGNGPPLLLLHGAMASLHTWDGWADALRESFRIIRVDLPGNGLTGPVPGFAHTEQGLLDFLETFVDAMALDRFYLAGNSLGGFMAWNYAVQHPDKVKKLILIAPAGYPQEPPDVIKRVSLPVVGGIARVWAPRFMIAANVRSAYGNPDLVSESVVDRYHELLLRPGNRTAMVAIFRAMNEKARGFDPGEKIKQISVPVLLMWGERDRWVPPAHVEKWKNDVSDLQVITYPGAGHVPMEELPGETAGDVSRFLCE, from the coding sequence ATGGATCCTGTTAAAAAGTCGATAGTGCTCTGCTCAGCGGTTTTCAAGGGGTTCTCCAAACCGGGATTCCGCTCCATCCCGATTGGTGAGCTGGAAAAGAAATATGCCAATGAGAACTCCCGGTTTTTGGAGATAAACGGGGCAAGGGTTCACTTCCGGGAGGAGGGAAACGGGCCGCCCCTGCTGCTGCTTCATGGCGCCATGGCATCGCTTCACACCTGGGACGGCTGGGCAGACGCGCTGCGGGAGAGTTTTCGGATCATACGGGTGGATTTGCCCGGAAACGGTCTGACAGGTCCGGTGCCCGGATTTGCCCACACCGAGCAGGGGCTGCTGGATTTTCTGGAGACATTTGTGGATGCCATGGCCCTTGACCGGTTTTATTTGGCGGGCAACTCCCTTGGCGGGTTCATGGCCTGGAATTATGCAGTGCAGCATCCGGATAAGGTCAAAAAGCTGATCCTGATTGCGCCTGCCGGTTACCCGCAGGAGCCTCCGGATGTGATAAAGCGGGTGAGTCTGCCGGTGGTGGGCGGCATCGCCCGGGTTTGGGCGCCCAGGTTTATGATTGCCGCAAATGTGCGAAGTGCATACGGAAATCCCGATCTGGTGTCTGAATCCGTGGTGGACCGCTACCATGAGCTGCTGCTCAGGCCCGGCAACCGCACGGCAATGGTGGCGATTTTCCGGGCCATGAATGAAAAGGCTCGCGGGTTTGATCCGGGTGAAAAAATAAAGCAGATTTCCGTGCCCGTGCTGCTGATGTGGGGGGAAAGGGATCGCTGGGTGCCGCCGGCCCATGTTGAGAAATGGAAAAACGATGTCTCCGATCTTCAGGTTATCACTTATCCCGGGGCGGGGCATGTGCCCATGGAGGAGCTGCCGGGCGAAACAGCCGGGGATGTCAGCAGGTTTTTATGTGAATAA
- a CDS encoding nucleotide triphosphate diphosphatase NUDT15, with amino-acid sequence MKPNMPMVGVGVIVLRNGLVLLGRRRGAHGAGTWALPGGHLEYGETVEACAAREVKEETGLDIHSITRGPYTSDVFPEAGKHYVTLFVTARSGSGEAQICEPARCAAWQWFDWSDLPEPLFPPLASLLETGFVPHQGEFLS; translated from the coding sequence ATGAAACCAAACATGCCCATGGTGGGCGTCGGGGTGATCGTGCTTCGAAACGGTCTTGTTCTGCTCGGCAGGCGCAGGGGCGCCCACGGGGCCGGCACCTGGGCGCTTCCCGGCGGACACCTGGAGTATGGGGAAACCGTGGAGGCTTGCGCTGCGCGGGAGGTAAAGGAGGAAACCGGGCTTGACATCCATTCCATTACCCGCGGGCCGTATACCAGCGACGTGTTTCCGGAAGCGGGCAAGCATTATGTCACCCTTTTTGTAACCGCCCGAAGCGGAAGCGGTGAGGCACAAATTTGTGAGCCCGCCCGCTGTGCAGCCTGGCAGTGGTTTGACTGGTCTGATTTGCCCGAGCCCTTGTTTCCGCCGCTTGCCTCTTTGCTTGAAACAGGATTTGTTCCGCACCAGGGCGAATTTCTCAGCTGA
- a CDS encoding 4Fe-4S binding protein, protein MASPYAIRKLINKIYATRFFWSGLTRYRVIGWLIERIFFKNDDVVFLPKDSVFAINETIAPPESLAVPSGVVEHFIRAAGVIWIMDFCICRDSEGCKDYPVEYGCIFLGAAAGGINPAFGRRATAEEAIAHARKCREAGLVQMIGRNRIDTLWLNIGPPGKLMTICNCCPCCCLWQTLPYMHPDISRKISRMPGIQMEVNDNCTGCGICTNGTCFVKAIHMENGCAVIDQSQCRGCGRCASVCPRHAVSMVVKNPAFIQNAIRQISRSVDVS, encoded by the coding sequence ATGGCCAGCCCTTACGCAATACGAAAGCTTATCAACAAAATTTATGCAACCCGGTTTTTCTGGTCCGGGCTCACGCGTTACCGCGTGATCGGATGGCTGATTGAGCGGATATTTTTTAAAAACGACGATGTTGTGTTTCTGCCCAAAGACTCTGTATTTGCCATCAATGAAACCATTGCCCCGCCCGAAAGCCTTGCGGTGCCTTCCGGGGTGGTGGAGCATTTCATAAGGGCAGCCGGCGTGATATGGATCATGGATTTTTGTATCTGCCGGGACTCGGAAGGGTGCAAAGATTATCCGGTTGAATACGGCTGCATTTTTCTTGGCGCGGCCGCTGGCGGGATCAACCCGGCTTTCGGCCGGCGGGCCACCGCGGAAGAAGCCATCGCCCATGCCCGCAAATGCCGCGAAGCCGGCCTGGTGCAAATGATCGGGCGCAACCGCATTGATACGCTCTGGTTAAATATCGGCCCGCCCGGCAAACTCATGACCATCTGCAACTGCTGCCCCTGCTGCTGCCTCTGGCAGACGCTGCCCTACATGCACCCGGATATCAGCAGGAAAATATCCCGCATGCCGGGCATTCAAATGGAAGTGAACGACAACTGCACCGGCTGCGGCATTTGCACAAACGGCACCTGCTTTGTAAAGGCAATTCACATGGAAAACGGCTGCGCGGTCATTGATCAGAGCCAGTGCCGGGGCTGCGGCCGCTGCGCATCTGTCTGCCCCCGCCATGCCGTGTCCATGGTTGTCAAAAACCCCGCATTTATCCAAAACGCCATTCGCCAGATATCCAGATCAGTGGATGTCAGCTGA
- a CDS encoding DsrE family protein → MKTKNMILTMVVFVSVLVLLVAAGPSPAGEYKALQGTDSVDTIFDFREGDPAGALVHLSLAHKTFTDKAIQNVSEKPRFVVVFMGGAVKLLSSDRSAFTQEQRKTLAKMDNVISKMVKDGIKLEVCLYAVDFFGVDPESISPEIDVVPNGWISSIGYQTNGYALVPIY, encoded by the coding sequence ATGAAAACAAAAAACATGATTTTAACAATGGTTGTTTTTGTCTCCGTACTTGTCCTGCTGGTTGCCGCCGGTCCTTCGCCGGCCGGAGAGTACAAAGCGCTTCAGGGCACAGACAGCGTTGACACGATATTTGATTTCAGGGAAGGCGATCCCGCAGGCGCGCTGGTTCATTTATCCCTGGCCCATAAGACCTTCACCGACAAAGCCATTCAGAACGTATCAGAAAAGCCCCGGTTTGTTGTGGTATTTATGGGCGGTGCCGTCAAGCTGCTGTCCTCGGATAGAAGCGCATTTACACAGGAACAGAGAAAAACTCTTGCAAAGATGGACAATGTCATCTCAAAAATGGTCAAGGACGGAATCAAACTTGAGGTCTGCCTTTATGCGGTTGACTTCTTTGGCGTGGATCCGGAATCCATATCCCCGGAAATCGACGTTGTTCCCAATGGCTGGATTTCCTCCATCGGATACCAGACCAACGGATACGCACTGGTTCCCATATATTGA
- a CDS encoding Spy/CpxP family protein refolding chaperone, with translation MKKIAFIAAGVFFLVCMTANAQMDSQQSMKPGMMRGGMMQGAMGAMHGGMMSSSPMQSSMIMVNLLPEMQKQLSLSENQTDELIGMRSAFKKQQVDYQAKMTKHNRKLQDLIDSSAPVDEVRKQMKACADIRIDMHSDAYETEQKMKAVLTDEQQEQLEVIMAEHDDMIQKAKPKSRSKKMQ, from the coding sequence ATGAAAAAGATTGCATTTATCGCAGCTGGTGTTTTCTTTCTTGTATGCATGACCGCCAATGCCCAGATGGATTCGCAGCAAAGCATGAAACCGGGCATGATGCGCGGCGGCATGATGCAAGGCGCCATGGGCGCAATGCATGGCGGAATGATGAGTTCCAGTCCGATGCAAAGCTCCATGATCATGGTCAATCTGCTTCCTGAAATGCAAAAGCAGCTTTCGCTTTCCGAAAACCAGACCGATGAGCTGATCGGAATGCGCTCAGCGTTTAAGAAACAACAGGTGGATTACCAGGCGAAGATGACAAAGCACAACAGGAAACTGCAAGACCTGATAGACAGCAGTGCACCTGTCGACGAGGTACGAAAACAGATGAAGGCATGCGCTGATATAAGAATTGATATGCATTCAGACGCCTATGAAACCGAGCAGAAAATGAAGGCGGTACTCACAGATGAGCAGCAAGAACAGCTGGAGGTCATCATGGCTGAGCATGACGACATGATTCAAAAGGCAAAACCCAAAAGCCGCAGCAAGAAAATGCAATAG
- a CDS encoding radical SAM protein, which yields MRYEGPIYRPPSEAGSLLIQATAGCPHNRCTFCMVYKKGPKYRVRPAAEVIEDLEAARAQYGSRIQTIFFPAGNTIAAPTDTLEVIFRAASRIFPEVRRMTVYGSSRYILEKGEKNLRRLAAAGLSRIHVGLESGSDAVLADIRKGATREEQIRAGRLLKKAGIENSSYVMLGIGARALSRQHALETASALNEIAPQYVRLRTFVPKEGTPLLRKVEKGDFVMAGPHEVLSETRLLLENLEAATSLRSDHYTNYVNLSGELPRDKTRLLGMIDDALKRPEGSFRPFFVGTE from the coding sequence ATGCGCTATGAAGGACCCATATACAGGCCGCCGTCCGAAGCGGGCAGCCTGCTGATCCAGGCCACCGCGGGCTGCCCCCACAACCGGTGCACCTTTTGCATGGTCTACAAAAAAGGCCCGAAATACCGGGTCCGGCCGGCCGCCGAGGTCATCGAAGACCTGGAGGCCGCAAGGGCACAGTATGGCAGCCGCATCCAAACGATTTTTTTTCCTGCGGGAAATACGATTGCCGCACCCACCGACACCCTTGAAGTCATATTCCGTGCCGCATCCCGGATTTTTCCCGAGGTCCGGCGCATGACCGTGTACGGATCCTCCCGCTATATTTTGGAAAAAGGGGAAAAAAATCTCCGGCGCCTTGCCGCGGCCGGCCTGAGCCGGATTCACGTGGGGCTTGAAAGCGGAAGCGATGCGGTGCTGGCAGATATCCGGAAAGGGGCCACCCGTGAAGAGCAAATCCGCGCCGGCCGGCTGCTGAAAAAAGCCGGCATTGAAAACAGCTCCTATGTCATGTTGGGAATCGGGGCAAGGGCGTTGAGCCGGCAGCATGCCCTGGAAACAGCTTCTGCTTTAAATGAAATCGCCCCGCAGTATGTGCGGCTGCGCACCTTTGTGCCCAAGGAAGGTACGCCCCTTTTGCGCAAAGTGGAGAAAGGCGACTTTGTCATGGCCGGCCCGCACGAAGTGCTCAGCGAAACCCGGCTGCTTCTGGAAAATCTGGAGGCGGCCACAAGCCTTCGAAGCGATCACTACACCAATTATGTCAATCTTTCCGGCGAACTGCCCCGGGATAAAACCCGTCTGCTGGGCATGATAGACGATGCCTTAAAACGCCCGGAAGGCAGTTTCCGGCCCTTTTTTGTGGGAACAGAGTAG
- a CDS encoding aldo/keto reductase has product MKNRKRIDEAMEKKQIQTNAFGTAPQTVTRVGLGGEGVLRTTGRFEEAGEVIDAAYLQGITYFDSARVYSDSELYYGRKWKSDPKQRSRVFQTSKSASRDKKGAQKDLEESLKRLETHYLDLWQVHDVRTMQDLETIEGPGGALEAFLEARQQGKVRFIGVTGHHDPDVLTRAVRQWPVDSVMMPVNPVEEILGGFLTQTLPAALEKKIAVIAMKILGGGHYVAPHLGVTPELLLRYALGKAITVAIVGCSGITEVKTLVDAGCNAQPLEKIELEKLLAPFRENARQLAFYRGVI; this is encoded by the coding sequence ATGAAAAACAGAAAAAGGATCGATGAAGCCATGGAAAAAAAACAGATACAGACAAACGCATTTGGAACAGCCCCACAGACGGTCACCCGCGTGGGCCTGGGCGGAGAAGGCGTGCTCAGAACCACCGGCCGGTTTGAAGAGGCCGGCGAAGTCATTGATGCCGCTTATTTACAAGGCATCACTTACTTTGACAGTGCCCGGGTTTATTCAGACTCTGAGCTTTATTACGGCAGGAAGTGGAAATCAGACCCAAAACAGCGAAGCCGTGTCTTTCAGACCAGCAAGTCCGCATCCAGGGACAAAAAGGGCGCGCAAAAAGATCTCGAAGAAAGTCTGAAACGGCTTGAAACCCATTATCTGGATCTCTGGCAGGTCCATGACGTGCGCACCATGCAGGATCTGGAAACCATTGAAGGTCCGGGCGGCGCACTTGAAGCGTTTCTGGAAGCCAGACAGCAGGGAAAAGTGCGCTTTATCGGAGTGACCGGCCACCACGACCCGGATGTGCTCACCCGGGCGGTACGGCAATGGCCCGTGGATTCGGTGATGATGCCGGTCAATCCGGTTGAGGAGATCCTTGGCGGTTTTCTGACCCAAACACTTCCGGCAGCCCTGGAGAAAAAAATCGCCGTCATCGCCATGAAGATACTGGGCGGGGGCCATTATGTTGCCCCGCACCTGGGTGTGACTCCTGAATTGCTGTTGCGCTACGCCCTTGGCAAAGCAATAACGGTTGCCATAGTGGGTTGTTCAGGCATCACCGAAGTCAAAACCTTAGTTGATGCAGGATGCAACGCACAACCCCTTGAAAAGATCGAATTGGAAAAACTTCTCGCCCCTTTCAGGGAAAATGCCCGGCAGCTGGCATTTTATCGCGGGGTGATATAA
- a CDS encoding 1-acyl-sn-glycerol-3-phosphate acyltransferase, which produces MKLYRVIVWLLRVFSRLYFIEVRSQHPERIPDSGPLILAANHPASVLDAILLAVQTRRQIHFLVRSSLFQNRFVSGLLYRLGAIPVYRSHETRDSGKRNMVAFDKVYELFERGGCLGLFPEGKNSPPGQVAELRTGGARMALGAEERNNYRLGLTIVAVGLNYEHRELFMSSALLRFGPPVRVSDYARMHKIDPETAVRRLTADLQESLRQQTLHVEDQQVDQLAKDLAEALDYRLEPLAADEDTSDTQQAKPRSRIKQWVWKLLEWYRPDPAAGADPFETREKTRKQISTILLRAAVRNSSAIAPLRRQVDRYQDHLRQAELSHAVKRLLNKPVHQRLIRLQMTFYAIAMAPVALFGLVHNIVPYMLTKYTARLVRQEPIRAFAYFGVGFLAFTVTYAGFGFWLWYFAGMTWKWTLAYLALLPPAGFAALHYRRNILVYRDRILVRSFFWNQEELLRLLRRERQEVINRFRELEAGLRTDPQQNPSAGDTET; this is translated from the coding sequence ATGAAACTCTATCGTGTCATTGTATGGCTGCTTCGCGTTTTCAGCCGCCTTTATTTCATCGAAGTCCGCAGCCAGCACCCGGAGCGGATTCCCGACTCCGGCCCGTTGATTCTGGCGGCCAATCACCCCGCATCCGTACTCGATGCCATCCTGCTGGCCGTTCAAACCCGGCGCCAGATCCATTTTCTGGTGCGAAGCAGCCTGTTTCAAAACCGGTTCGTGAGCGGCCTGCTCTATCGGCTCGGGGCGATTCCGGTGTATCGTTCCCACGAAACCCGGGATTCCGGAAAACGCAACATGGTCGCGTTTGACAAGGTTTACGAACTGTTTGAAAGGGGTGGCTGCCTGGGGCTGTTTCCCGAAGGAAAAAATTCCCCGCCCGGACAGGTGGCCGAGCTGCGCACGGGCGGGGCCAGAATGGCCCTTGGCGCAGAGGAACGCAACAACTACCGGCTTGGGTTGACCATCGTGGCTGTGGGCCTTAATTACGAGCACAGGGAATTGTTCATGTCATCTGCGCTGCTGCGCTTCGGCCCGCCTGTGCGGGTGTCGGATTACGCCCGCATGCACAAAATTGATCCGGAAACCGCAGTTCGGCGGCTGACCGCGGATCTGCAGGAATCGCTGCGGCAGCAGACCCTGCACGTGGAAGACCAGCAGGTGGACCAACTGGCCAAAGACCTGGCAGAAGCCCTGGATTACAGACTCGAACCCCTTGCCGCAGATGAGGACACATCCGACACCCAACAGGCAAAACCCCGCTCCCGGATCAAACAATGGGTGTGGAAACTGCTGGAATGGTACAGACCCGATCCGGCCGCAGGCGCCGACCCCTTTGAAACCCGCGAAAAAACCCGCAAGCAGATCAGCACGATTCTGTTAAGAGCTGCCGTACGCAATTCTTCGGCCATTGCTCCGCTCCGGCGCCAGGTGGACCGCTACCAGGACCATCTGCGTCAGGCGGAGCTGAGCCATGCCGTAAAAAGACTGCTCAACAAGCCGGTTCACCAGCGGCTCATCCGTCTGCAAATGACGTTTTACGCCATCGCCATGGCCCCGGTGGCCTTGTTTGGCCTGGTACACAACATTGTGCCGTACATGCTGACAAAATACACCGCCCGCCTTGTCCGGCAGGAACCCATCCGGGCATTTGCCTATTTCGGAGTGGGATTTCTGGCATTTACGGTCACGTATGCCGGCTTCGGGTTCTGGCTGTGGTATTTTGCCGGCATGACCTGGAAATGGACGCTTGCCTACCTGGCCCTGCTGCCGCCGGCCGGATTTGCCGCCCTGCACTACAGGCGCAATATTCTCGTATACCGCGACAGGATTCTGGTGCGCTCTTTTTTTTGGAACCAGGAGGAACTGCTCAGGCTCCTTCGCCGGGAGCGCCAGGAGGTGATCAATCGTTTCAGGGAACTGGAAGCCGGCCTGCGCACAGATCCCCAGCAAAATCCGTCTGCCGGGGACACGGAAACATGA
- a CDS encoding alpha/beta fold hydrolase: MMRLLAISLLSALLLAACENPPQNHTRQPLQENPPGKTVILVHGYAKDADDMQRLAGFLEKRGYKAIAVDLPLTFDHVHEAAGVFANQVEEILSKLPDNASVAMAGHSTGGLVIRYFLAHSPDSKRVSHAVLIATPNQGSALADIAGDVSDLLVETFATLDSLQPENIPELGLADPDETRIGAIAGNKSTLALGRLLEKENDGRVEVESVCYPGLDDFVVVPYHHNQIHHTKKTAELVIRFLETGSFDKQPDPDTGSIN, encoded by the coding sequence ATGATGCGCCTTTTGGCCATATCACTTTTATCGGCCCTGCTGCTTGCCGCCTGTGAAAATCCCCCACAAAACCATACACGGCAGCCCCTGCAGGAAAACCCGCCCGGAAAAACCGTGATTCTCGTGCATGGTTATGCAAAAGACGCCGATGACATGCAACGCCTTGCCGGCTTTCTTGAAAAGCGCGGATACAAAGCCATTGCCGTTGATCTGCCCCTTACCTTTGATCACGTGCATGAGGCGGCGGGAGTTTTTGCCAATCAGGTGGAAGAAATTTTATCCAAACTGCCGGACAACGCATCTGTGGCCATGGCCGGACACAGCACCGGCGGCCTGGTGATCCGTTATTTTCTGGCCCACAGCCCGGATTCCAAACGGGTGAGCCACGCCGTGCTCATTGCCACGCCCAACCAGGGAAGCGCGCTTGCCGATATTGCCGGAGATGTTTCAGATCTGCTGGTGGAAACATTTGCCACCCTCGACTCCCTTCAGCCGGAAAACATCCCTGAACTGGGCCTGGCAGATCCCGATGAAACCAGAATCGGCGCCATTGCCGGAAACAAAAGCACCCTTGCCCTCGGCCGGCTCCTGGAAAAGGAAAACGACGGCCGGGTTGAAGTAGAATCTGTCTGCTATCCCGGGCTCGACGATTTTGTTGTGGTGCCCTATCATCACAATCAGATCCATCACACAAAGAAAACCGCTGAACTGGTGATCCGGTTTCTGGAAACCGGGTCATTTGACAAACAGCCCGATCCGGACACCGGCTCCATAAACTGA
- a CDS encoding TolC family protein, protein MEKTFFLLIVLSCLFLPGCGFFSSYSYQGVVSEYADWENPGLLGQKAAEKTHRRDLSGAVEFPLTLSFALETALNNNPDLVQAVWRTEQSRAMLSLAETAFWPKASVYTEYMQGDAPSAYLFKKIDQRMLPPDANFNDPGWFENFESGLNAQMNLFNGGSDYLELQMARIDVDISQFDRAEVQNNLVAEVIRAFYNVLAARDFVRIARQSVDTVSRQLQSLQVRYEGGAVLKSDILSMQARLARAREQLISGRNRSKLTAAALANLMGLEASALTDGDKVFAGADAGIPELPASYAAGFEQALQSRPELARIRQQVVKSRYALAAAKASYLPSLDLMARYYVDDPDMEYDLDRENWTAAVVLNWDLFTGFSRPARISRARARIKELLAADRKTLLQVQHDVRRAWFNLEDAAARHEAAKQSVQSAEESFRLVREHYQGGAVTITRYLQAELDRRRARIRAAAARYDKIKARAEAARAMGLWANQETKPFLQMQPQ, encoded by the coding sequence ATGGAAAAGACGTTTTTTCTTCTTATCGTTTTGAGCTGCCTTTTTTTACCCGGGTGCGGGTTTTTCAGTTCTTATTCCTACCAGGGTGTTGTCTCTGAATATGCCGACTGGGAAAACCCCGGGCTGTTGGGACAAAAAGCGGCAGAAAAAACGCATCGCCGGGATTTGTCCGGCGCGGTTGAATTTCCGTTAACGCTTTCTTTCGCCCTTGAAACCGCCCTAAACAACAATCCCGACCTGGTGCAGGCCGTCTGGCGAACCGAGCAGAGCCGGGCCATGCTGTCGCTGGCAGAAACGGCGTTCTGGCCCAAAGCCTCTGTTTACACTGAATACATGCAGGGTGATGCCCCGTCCGCCTATCTTTTCAAAAAGATCGATCAGCGCATGCTGCCGCCTGATGCAAATTTCAATGACCCGGGCTGGTTTGAAAATTTTGAATCCGGGCTCAACGCACAGATGAATCTGTTTAATGGCGGCAGCGACTACCTGGAGCTGCAGATGGCCCGCATTGATGTGGACATTTCACAGTTTGACCGGGCAGAGGTGCAAAATAACCTCGTGGCCGAGGTGATTCGCGCGTTTTACAATGTTTTGGCTGCCCGGGATTTTGTCCGGATTGCCCGCCAATCAGTGGACACCGTGTCCCGGCAGCTCCAGAGCCTGCAGGTCCGCTATGAGGGCGGTGCCGTGCTCAAATCCGATATTCTCTCCATGCAGGCCCGGTTGGCGCGGGCCCGGGAGCAACTCATCTCCGGCCGGAATCGGTCCAAACTCACCGCTGCCGCCCTGGCCAATCTCATGGGGCTGGAAGCTTCCGCGCTTACAGACGGTGATAAGGTTTTTGCGGGTGCGGATGCCGGCATCCCGGAGCTGCCGGCATCCTATGCAGCCGGTTTTGAACAGGCCCTGCAAAGCCGGCCCGAACTGGCCCGGATTCGTCAGCAAGTGGTGAAATCCAGATATGCACTGGCCGCTGCAAAGGCGTCTTACCTGCCCAGCCTTGATTTGATGGCCAGGTATTATGTGGATGATCCGGACATGGAATATGACCTGGATCGGGAAAACTGGACCGCAGCTGTTGTGCTCAACTGGGACCTGTTTACCGGTTTTTCACGCCCGGCCCGGATTTCCAGGGCAAGGGCCCGGATAAAAGAGCTTCTTGCCGCAGACAGAAAAACCCTGCTTCAAGTGCAGCACGATGTCAGGCGCGCCTGGTTCAACCTTGAGGATGCCGCAGCCCGCCATGAGGCGGCAAAGCAAAGTGTGCAAAGCGCAGAAGAATCGTTCCGTCTTGTCCGGGAGCATTATCAGGGCGGGGCGGTGACCATCACCCGATACCTGCAGGCCGAGCTTGACCGGCGCCGGGCCCGTATCCGGGCCGCTGCGGCCAGGTATGACAAGATCAAGGCAAGGGCAGAGGCGGCCCGGGCCATGGGTCTGTGGGCCAATCAGGAAACTAAACCTTTTTTGCAGATGCAGCCGCAATGA
- a CDS encoding efflux RND transporter periplasmic adaptor subunit — MKKKHIYMSMGAGLAAAGVVLLIWLLSGDKIGPGIVAPKKTAAVAEAATAQASLTTVTEWYEAVGTVAAKNQARIEPRVAGPVMEVRVKAGDHVKKGDLLVRIDDDRLDSRLSQARQQLQTAISRRGEAAQAVNSAQAAFSRAESDYNRIKNFYQSGAATKQDLEAAQAGFLRAKAALERSRKAFSGAKSGVKLAKEMVHEAEIALGYTGIRAPADGRILKRLVDPGDMAAPGKPVLIVHAAGGLQLEANVREGLMDAVRPGDVRNVRLSAAGTTVEAVIDEIVPSVDPRTRTFRVKAGLPEVQGVYPGMYGKLLVPYMEIQAILIPQNAVRRVGQLELVSVKTKDGWQRRYIKTGKVYGDQVEVLSGLSGHETVLTQEPGNNGR, encoded by the coding sequence ATGAAGAAAAAACACATTTACATGAGTATGGGCGCAGGTCTGGCAGCAGCAGGGGTGGTCCTGCTGATCTGGCTTTTATCCGGTGATAAGATCGGGCCCGGCATAGTCGCCCCCAAAAAAACCGCCGCCGTTGCGGAAGCCGCCACCGCCCAAGCCTCGCTCACCACTGTGACCGAGTGGTATGAGGCCGTGGGCACGGTGGCTGCCAAAAACCAGGCCCGCATCGAACCCCGGGTGGCGGGTCCGGTGATGGAAGTCCGGGTGAAGGCGGGCGATCACGTGAAAAAAGGTGATCTGCTGGTCAGAATAGACGACGACCGTCTTGACTCCCGGCTTTCCCAGGCCCGGCAGCAGCTGCAGACGGCCATTTCCCGCCGCGGGGAGGCCGCCCAGGCGGTGAACTCAGCGCAAGCCGCCTTTTCCCGGGCAGAATCGGATTACAACCGGATAAAAAATTTTTACCAATCCGGGGCTGCTACAAAACAGGATCTGGAAGCGGCCCAGGCCGGATTTCTCCGGGCAAAAGCAGCCCTGGAGCGCTCCCGCAAAGCCTTTTCCGGTGCAAAATCCGGGGTGAAACTGGCCAAAGAAATGGTCCATGAGGCTGAAATTGCCCTGGGCTACACCGGGATCCGCGCGCCGGCAGATGGCCGCATCTTAAAGCGCCTGGTTGACCCCGGAGACATGGCAGCGCCCGGAAAGCCGGTGCTGATTGTCCACGCCGCAGGCGGACTGCAGCTGGAGGCCAATGTGCGCGAAGGACTGATGGATGCGGTCCGGCCCGGAGACGTTCGCAATGTCCGGCTGTCTGCCGCCGGCACGACGGTGGAGGCGGTGATTGATGAAATCGTTCCCTCTGTTGATCCCCGGACCCGGACCTTTCGGGTCAAGGCGGGCCTGCCCGAAGTCCAGGGGGTTTATCCCGGGATGTACGGTAAATTGCTGGTTCCTTATATGGAAATCCAAGCCATCCTGATTCCGCAAAATGCTGTGCGCCGGGTCGGGCAGCTGGAGCTGGTTTCGGTGAAAACCAAAGACGGCTGGCAACGGCGTTACATCAAAACCGGAAAGGTTTATGGCGACCAAGTGGAGGTGCTTTCCGGGCTAAGCGGCCATGAAACCGTGCTCACACAGGAGCCGGGAAACAATGGCCGATAA